In Plasmodium vivax chromosome 10, whole genome shotgun sequence, the sequence TAGCGTACGTTAGTCAGTTACAAAGAGGGAACTaaatggggggagggcaTACGCGGAAACACACGCGCAatggtacaaaaaaaaaagggaaaaggaaaccacGGAGATGGTGCGAATTCGATGCCAGACAATCGAAAGGGGGCAAAACGGGGAGGTGATGCATAGACTGGAGTAAAATCTTCCCCAAAGTGCGCCAAGATGTGTATGTAGGGCTCTGGTATGTACGTATGGGGACGTCCGTTTGGGGGGAAAGGGCTCTTCCCCCACTAGGGCTAACATATGTGGGAAGTGCGCAGATGGATTATCTCCACGTCGAGTGATGGAGGCGTCCACCTGCATGCCTACGGATGGGCAAGTAAAAATGTGTGTGATTTGAACGGGAGGGCAGAAGCGGCCTCCCATGCGACGTGCACAATTGGgaaggtgtaaaaaaaaaataaaataaaaaaaaaaaatatatataaatatatatatatatgtatatatttcatttttcccgcATCCAATTCAGTGCGGCTAACAGGAGCTAAAAGGCGACTGCGAGGAAGaccagcagcaggaggataAACAGGAAGGGTCCGTACAGCACGAAAAAGTATTTCCACCTGCGCGGGTGCATGCGAAAGGGGGGCAGCGATGTAGGCGGGGGGGTGGTCACTCTGGTCGGTCAGTCTGGTCGGCCAGTCTGGGCGCCCTTTCGAATTAGTTGCACGTGATCTCCTCGCACACTTACGAGACGAAATGGCCATGGATCATCAGATTTAGGAACACCTTGAAAGGGGTCCTGCGGAacaggaggggggaggggaggcgCATCGATGGATTAATCAAAATTGGGTAGAGGAAACCCCCCCTGGGAAGGGACACACACTGTAGGGGTGCGAACTGGAGAGGGGGTCCCTCGCAACAGTGCAGCCCCATGCACAGCGCAGGTTCCAGTCATCGGTTTTGCCATGCGTGTACATAAATGAATCAatcaatataaatatataaatatatgtatatatatataaataaatatatgtatatatatacacgcagtgtggaaaaaaaagggaacccccACTCGGGGACTGACGTACCAGTCGGACCTCCCCTTATACTTGATGTTATTCAGGACCATGGCCACGTGGTGGTGGCAGTTATTGCTGCAAAgggaatttatttaaaaaaagagttctccttttttgtgtctGCAAAGCGGAATgttttgcagttttgcgTGCGGTTATTATTTAGGggatgtcttttttttttttctccctttttttatcttacACTAGTAGGTTATGCTACAacgagaaggagaagcgggtAAAATGGAGGTGGGTGCGCGAATGAGGGGGAACCGCTAATGCCCCCGCGGAGGAGGCGCGCAGCTTTTACCTTCCTTTTGGAAAACACGTCGTCCGCTTGGTAGATGGCGTCATCGTAGAActgggggagcggcagtTGCTTTGTGGGAAGCGGCAATTGTTTTGTTAGAAGCGGCAGGTTGCTCGCGGCGCCAACTCTGTAGCAACCCGGGGGAAGCGCCCTCCTACCTTGTCAGTGATGGCCAGAGGAAGTTTATTCTTGTCCAGCTGCCAGTACTTCATTGGGTCGCTAAATTCCATATTGTCTggtgtggaaaaaaataaaataaaataaaataaaaataaaaataaaaaggagggagTGGCGGGAAGGTTGTCTCCCCTAATCGACTCATCTTGCGCAACCAGTAACTGTGGGTGAGTGCGACTAGGGTAGACGGTCCACCCAGAACAAACGTGCAGGGGAGGGGCAGTACCAACTGAGATGGTGTACGATCCGGAGAAGTCGTGAATTACGCCTGATGAGGTGCCGATTCCTGCGAGgcgttggaaaaaaaaaaaaaaaaaaaaaagaaaaaaaaaggggggggatacACTTAACCAGCTGCACGGGTGACACACACAACCAGCTGCACGGGTGACACACACAACCAGCTGCGCGGGTGACGCACACAACCAGCTGCACTGAGTGACGCACACAACCAGCTGCACTGAGTGACGCACACAACCAGCTGCACGCGGTGAAAGAATCCACTTTGGGGACGAAATAGCTTTTCTTACCGACGTGCCCCACTACGGGGATGAAGGTGGACGCGCATGGTAGGTAGGCGAACACGACGCAGTAGGGGAActgcagcgggggggaggcgacgGTGGAGAGGTGATGGTGGTGCGGTGATGGAGTGATAGTGATGGGGTGATGATGATGGGGTGACCGTGGCGGGTAAGCCTACGGCTGCCCACTGTGCCAGCGcgtgtacatgtgcacactCAACTGGGAGGCAAGACCCCTCTCCCCTGTCTCACTATCGCTCCACTCCATCACCATGATCATTACCTTGTtgtcttttttgttaatctcGGTATTCCTCATGAAGTCATTTGGCATGTTGTGCGGTGGGGGGCGaaaagggcagcaaaaaaaagggcggcaaaaaaaagggcggcAAAAGGGGGCGGCGAAAAAGGGCAACACAAAAGGGCTACACAAATGGGCTACACAAATGGGCTACAcaaaagggcgaaaaaaaaaacgtggaaGGGGGAGTTCCGCGGGTGGTAGCCTAACACGGGGGCGTTGGTCAGCTGCTAAGGGGGCGCACGAAGAAacggacaaaaaaaataaaagcactTGGGCGTGATAAATAAGTCGGCTGTgcgggggtaaaaaaaaaaaaacggaaaatgAGAAGCAATAAACACACGTTCGTATTTATGGGTACGTTCATGCGCACATTCACGCGTACACTCACGTGTACTTACgtgtgttcccctttttgaggTCGCTTGCCAATCCTTTCGTCGTGGCCAGTTTTCCCGCGCAATTGCGTACACGCATGGTTTAAGGCGGCGCGACGGAACGCCAGCAGCTCGCGCTAGTGTACGGGTGAACAGGGGCACTTGTtcgtttcacttttttttttcgtcctccTTTTCGCCACTTGCCAACCGTGCGAATACGCTTAGAACGGCAAAACGTATTTCAccatttgagaaaaaaaaaaaaaaaaaaaaagaatttcgCTGGAGTTCTTGTGTAAGCTTATGTGTACATCCTACTGGGAAGAAACGACTTTTCCgtgtttcactttttttttttttttttttatttttcaaactgAACGGGTGACCAGTGAGCTTGTGACAAGTGAGGCTTATGCCGCGCATTTTATTCatcttattttatttttttgtgaattttttccttttttttccacttttccgCGCCCCCGTTTTTTAAGTTTCCCTTATGAACGTACCACGCGCAGGgcgcttcccctttggcgGCGGGGCgtaggccttttttttcgttttcagCCCCCCTTGCGCGAGCATACGCGCGGGGAGAGGAGGCACATGACAGGGCGAAACCATGTGGACGGGAGGAGCTCTGCAGAAGAGCGAAATCGCCGGCAAGTGCAAACGCAATcgtgtacacatgtgtacagaCCCCCGCACGcacatttttctgttcatcTTCACATCGTTGTTATAGCCCTGGCGAAGCGTTTCAACAGCTCCGTCCTCCACTTCGCTCACCCCATGAAGGCTGTCATCCTTTGGGGGCCCCTGCCTTTTGTTCTAATCTTGTTGTAAAGGGCGGCAGCGGTATTTTCCCTTGCCAAATCcccaataattttttttttttttttttctcgtaaAATTCTCTAAAATGCGCATGTTTGAAAGcacgcctttttcttttttttttttttttatactactCTCTTAAATATGTCCCCCTGtttgtttctcccctttttgtgcttcTACATTTAGCTACTCCTATTttgttcgccttttttttttagtccCCATTTGACGGTACGGACATTTGTACGTATGGGCGCGGAGGGGGTGTCGGTACGTTTTGCGCGTCACCACGTCACTGTGTAGGTggctctttttatttttcttatttttttggtcgTTTGCGGTGAGGCCTAAATAGCAGGCTGGCACAAACACGAACGCACACTTGCGTAGGTACGCACTTCTGTACATACCTACATTGGGGCACACCCCATGCCGACGCGACGCGGTACCACCGAATTAACCCCCCGCAAGTGCACCGAGGCAAAATGAGCGACAATCAGTGCCCAAGCGTGGGCTCGTCCGTGGACAGCACCCTGTTCAACGTCCTGGCCGCGGGCAGAGACAAAAGTAAAAAGACGCTCGAGGAAATTAAGGCACTCCAAGAGAGGAACAAAACCCTAATGAGAAATGAGCTCAGAGAGTACAGAATAGTTAACCAGCTTTTTAGTGAGCACATGAGGTCCGTGCCGGGGCTTCTGTCCACCCTTGGCGATTCGTCGCAGTTAGGCGGCACATCACAGGAGGGGGCACAATCGGTGggagaggagggggaagaccccATATGCGTGTCTAATCGGCATGACCATAGCCGAGGAGTGAACAACCCAGTCCATCACCCCAGCACACACCTGGAGGAGAACACACATACTGCAGAAAACGAAACCAcagaagaaggagcagctGCGTGGGCCCCCCCAGAGAATGAGGGGGGCCAAATTAGTAAGCCTGAGGagcccccccaaaaaggagacCCATATGCGGGACTCCCTTCCAGAATGAACCTACTCCAactgaagcaaaaaatagaGCGGCAACGATTGACTCTATCAGATGTGAAAGGCTACCAGACGAATGCCATGCTGCTGAGCGAGGTGAAGAAGATAAGGCAGCTGTCGTTTAGCGGTGGGGTGGTGGTGAAAAGTGGCGAAATGGGCGATCatgaggggggaggcggaaTGGGCGAAAAtgaggggggaggcgaaATGGGCGATCTTGAGAGGGGCAACCGAACGGGCGACCAGGACCCCCATTCGAAATTGCCCCCAAGGGAGGAGGCAACCACTTGGCGCACCCCAAATAtagaagagcaaaatggcTGCACGAAGGGAGGAGGCATTATTGAGCAACTGCTGATGAGCAGCGACTTCCGTAGCTCTCTGAGTTCGAAGGGGGCGCAGGGCGAGCCGCTGGGCGAGTCGTTCGCCGTGGCGTTGAGTGGTGCTTCTAACAAGCTGAGCAGCCCCGATCGTGACGTTGATGAGGAAGCGGATGGGGTGGGGAAGACGAAACAGTTTCTTTATTCAACCGGTTCGGTGGGGGATGTGGCGCCCCCTTCGAGTGGGGAGCTCGGCGCGAGTGAGGTCAGTCAGCGTAGGGAGGCTAGTCCGTGTAGGTCGACCAGCCAATGTGTTGGAATAAGCCGGATAGATTCTCAGTACTTCACGGGAGAGCCTCTCGGAGGGGGTAACTCCGGGGAGAGCCTCCCAGATGGGGCGCATccacaaaggggaaagggCGCAAAAGGGTCTTCAAACCACTCCCTAGTGACCAACAGACATTCAAAAGGTAATCAAACGGATCGCCAACCCGTAGAGGTTACAATCCGATTGTCCAAAGTAAAAGTTGAGGAGAGatttaaaaagaagctgCAGTTTTATGATCACTTTTGTCTCTCCATCTGTGTTCCCACGTCCTATGAGGGGGGGTCCAACCGagtgggggaagaagcacgtAGACGGAGCGTCAGTGCAAATGACACGACTACATGTAGAGTGCAACCAATGGGTGATGAGTTAGACttgcccattttggaaaggaCACCtatggagggggggggaaaggagtGCAAATGtgggagaagcggaaaatGCGTTAACcacacaaaagggaggaatGAAGGGAAGACCCGTGGACAGGATGTCTCCATCAGGTACGAGACCTTCTTCTTAAAAAGCAATCATGTGAATGGAAATTTTATCTCGTTTGGGGAAGATGTGCATTATAAGGTAGAGAGACAACTTCTTGAGAGCGTCGAAAGGGTAGCCATTTTACTCTGCGCCAGTGAGTATGAACAGccaggaaggaaaaaaaaaaaaaaaaaagaaaaaaactcatCCAAATTGTATACGCTACAACGGAACAGTGTTACCATCGTCAAGTCGCTCAACCGACCATTCGTCGTTCCCGATTGGTATGAAATTTTGGCGTACGGTGAAGTTCCTTTTATACCCAAAGTGGATGTGGAAGCACCCCTGAGGGAGTTGCGCCTTCCACTGGGGGGTAGTTCCTCCCACGTGGCGAAGCGCCCACTTGTGATGGTCCACCTGCAGCTTGCCATGCTGTGCCAGTCCGACGGGGGGGGTAATTGCCATCTCCTTAGAAAGGATAACACATCAGGGGAGCGTTCCTTGACGGAGCCCGCACGAAGAGAAGGAGTGGAACCGCAAGAGGGTGGAAGTCGTCCTGACGTAATGGAGCATGtaacccccccgcagcggaTTATCCAAAGTTGCGAGAGTAACTGTAGCTACTCCACAGGGGGGCACAACTCCCAGGGGGGTTTGACTGAGAAGGGAGAGACCAACCAAGCGGGAGCATCCCCACAAACGGTAGAACCTCACACCACTCCTAACGCGAACGATGTGCTGTACATCTACCTGCACCGGATGGTGAACCTGTCGAAGAGGCGCTTCGATGACATCTTCATCTGCGTAAGATTCAccagggaggaaaaatacgACTGCAGAGGTTTCAccctggaggaggaaaaagcattcaattttttggtaaaCTCAAAGAGGAGGCTAACTGAGATACGGGAGGTGATCCTGGAGGTGTGGAGGGGTCACCAGCGTGGGGATTATAAAGGAGAAACGCGGAGGGACTGCCTCGGAATTGTGAATATCCCCTTGGAAGATCTCATCCAAAAGGAACAGGTAATCTGTTTGGAGAAACAATTCGAGATGACCCATCAGTTTTACGAAAATGTGAACTTCCTGTTTGGGGTCATTCTGGTGAGGGGGCAGAAGGACAGACAGGAAAGGGTGCAACAGTTTTGTGAGCACTACATCGAGAGTTATTCCATTGAGGGGAGACATTCCCTATCGAAGGGGGGTGCCCGCTCCGATGAATCGTTAAGGAGCTCTGTCCTTTCTGGCTTCGCTCCATCGGGGGGAGAACCTCCCATCGGGGGGAACTTCGCCCAATCGGATAGCCACCCCCCGGGGGAGGCAAGGTCCTCCGTGTCGATCAGTGAGCAGTACTTTATCTACGACTCGGAGAGCCTGCACAGTAGGGAGTACTACGTTTACGAGTTGCAGAGGGAGGTGCTGCAGAAGGACGTGCGCAGCGGTGCCCTGATCGCCAGCGTTGTGGAGAGggccgcgggggggggccaAACGAGCGACGATGCAGTAGGTGACGACGAAGGAGGTGATGATGAAGGGGGTGACAGTGAAGGAGGTGACGACGAAGGAGGTGATTATCAAAAAATCTGGGAGCAAAGGGGCGATTATCAAAGGATGGGGGAGCAAATAAGGTCGGGGCAAAAAACTCTGCCGCGGCGAACGaagaggaggggggaagacccaACCGCCTACCTACGAGTGGAGTTCCTCAAAGAAGAACTGCTTCTGCGAGGAATGAAGGAGGAGACAGTCCACCTGATGATCAAggacatgaaaaaaaacgcaaccaaaaataaagacaagtacattttaaaaacacacGTCGAAGAATACATTGAAAAAAtcttcaccaaatgggaaaggctaacaaataaattattcatccgaaacaaaaagaaaatgctcCTAAATGATGTGTGCGCATATTTGGATAGCCTCTACATTGACGATGATAGGTACATGAGCAAAGAagaatttttccttttcttccaaGAAGTCGGTATCGTTTTTGTGGATTCTACAGTTTTCGACGAATTGtgtttgctcttttttgataaggagaggaaagaaatttatttttctgccttCTCCTCCCTCATCATTAAGAGAGGCGTTGAGGAGCTTAAAAATACCGTGTACGGCTACGACATTTTGCTGAGACTCTTTGGGTCCTTTCACCAAAATGAGGTGACCATAGAATGGTTGGAAAATGAATTGGTAAAAATTAACCCGCAGAAAAGGAACTACTATTCGGAGAGGATCAAAAGGCACTTCTCCTCCGAGGCGCTGAGGAATTCGTCCGCTGATCAGGGCACGGCCGATCAAAATTTGGGACGCTTCCtaggagaggaagaaaatgtttGCTCCTGCACTTCGCTGCTCTTTCTGCACTCTATCAGATTTATGCTGACTAagtttaataataatgatttttcaaatgaggatttattttttctggtGAAGTACCTCTTGCAGACGCAGTGCAACTACTCGCGCACGGACGTGTGCGTCCTCGTGAATGTTATAAAAGGCATCGAGTCGGTTAACTTGAGCTTCTTCCTGGCCCTCTaccatatgtatgtgcaGCGGCActcctcggggggggaacaGGGAGAAGTGGAGGGGAAGCGCTCCCTCGTTGGAGACGGAAAGGAGGGCAGCGCAGACGAACGGTCTGGTAACAGCATGGTCGTGTcttccccccgcgggggggccCAGGCAGGCGGTGCATCTTGCCACGAATATGGGCGCGGCGAGGAGGGGGGGCAGGTATCTCTCTCCATGTCGAAGCAAAGTGACCAGGAGGAGGCACTCCTCACGGGGGGCCCCGATAAGAGGAGTGAAATTACTCAGGGGGGGTTCCCTATCGAGGAGGAGAACACCCTCAGGGGGAAGTGCCAAACGGATGGCCAAGCGGATGGCCAAGCGGACGCCCAAAAGGATGCCCCAAATTATGACGGTGCGAAGGAACCCCCCACTAGCATAACGGAGACGCCAACGAATCGCAGCTCGGTGAGCGGTTTAAAGGAGTCGAGGCGGAAGGGCCCGCCAGCTGGGCACACCACTGCAAGAAGAGCATCCAATGACGCACCCTCAAATGTGAAGAGGCATAAAAACATGAGCATAACAAACACAAGGCCCTTTTGCAACGCCACAGATGAGAGGAAAGATAGTAGCAGCAGGTTAAGGAAAGATATAATGAAAGGCTTCAAAAATGTAGTGATCATTCTACATGGCAAAATTATGAGTGGGCTTTTAACCGTGCAGCACATTTCGGAGTGTCTCTTTCGCTACTttgggagaagaaggagaaaggaTCCAAATGAACAGAATGATAAAGTCGAGTTGCTGATGCTGTTTGATCTGTTGGGTCTTTACACGTCGTATGAGATTGCCCAGAAGGTGCTCAATTGGTACGCGAGGGAGGTAGCTCTAAACAGGGGAAGAGATAACCATCACGGGATGGAAGCCACAACCTGGGGTGAGAACCCATTTGAGGGACGCCGCCAtgggaacccccccctgctgcagGACTTCACCGCCATCAATCACGAACATAACATAAAGAAGATTATCGAAAGGTACTGCCTCAACGAAGGAGTCGGGGGAAACATCTTTTCAGGCAGCACTCTcgaggattttttttctctcctgaAGGAAAAAGACATAGGCATAGACGCCTTCtccaaaaggaacattttCACCTACAGCGATTTCTACGCAACGGTTGAGAAGCTCCATTTGGATTTCTCCAGAAATTACGTTCGCCTGttgttttcaaatttgctCACCTACGACTTGACCTCCTTCACCAGCGTAAACAGCAAGCTGATTTTTTTCGACTGCATGGAGGCCTACTGGCTGAGCTGGAACAGAGCCCACTTCGAgttccacgggggggggaagcgcgcaGAGGCGTATGCGGGGAAATCTGCCGAGGCACACGCGGGGAAATCTGCGGACGCACACGCGGGGCGGAGCGCGGGGACCCTCCTGGACAGCGTCAAGCAGAGGAGAAAGGAGCtcgccatttttaagaaggcAAACCAGGAGGGAAACCCCAACAGAGGAAGAGACACCCCCCACAAAAGCAGACTACTA encodes:
- a CDS encoding hypothetical protein, conserved (encoded by transcript PVX_097805A), with the translated sequence MPNDFMRNTEINKKDNKFPYCVVFAYLPCASTFIPVVGHVGIGTSSGVIHDFSGSYTISVDNMEFSDPMKYWQLDKNKLPLAITDKFYDDAIYQADDVFSKRKHNLLVNNCHHHVAMVLNNIKYKGRSDWTPFKVFLNLMIHGHFVSWKYFFVLYGPFLFILLLLVFLAVAF